CAAAAAATCGAAGTTGCTGGCGTTCGTGTGAAAATCGTTCACTCGGCTGTTGGTGCAATTAATGAAAGTGACGTGACACTTGCCGCAGCAAGTAATGCGATCATCATTGGCTTTAACGTTCGCCCAACACCACAAGCAAAACAACAATCAGATCAAGAAGAAGTAGACATCCGTTTACACCGTATCATCTACAAAGCAATCGAAGAAATCGAAACAGCAATGAAAGGGATGCTTGATCCTGAATTTGAGGAAAAAATCACTGGTCAAATGACGGTTCGTGAACTTTACAAAGTATCTAAAGTTGGAACGATTGCAGGTTGTTACGTAACAGAAGGCTCTATCCGTCGTGATGGCGGCGTTCGTGTGATTCGTGACGGAATCGTGATCTTCGAAGGCAAATTAGCCAGCTTGAAACGCTTCAAAGATGACGCCAAAGAAGTCAAACTTGGCTTTGAATGTGGTGCAATGGTTGAAAACTTCAACGATCTTAAAGTGGACGACGTAATCGAAGGCTTCGTTATGGAAGAAATCAAACAATAATATAAAAAATAAAGTAGAGAGAAGGAGAAACAGTATGGCAAATTATCGTGACCGCCGAGTGGGTCAAGAAATCATGCGTGAAATCAATGATATATTGAGAAAACGTGTCAGAGACCCACGTGTGCAAGATATTACAATTACAGACGTTCGAGTAACTGGCGATCTGCAGCAAGCGACGATTTATTACAGTTTGTTATCTGATCTAGCTTCTGATCACCAAAAAGCGCAACAAGGATTAGATAAAGCTAAAGGATTGATTCGTAAAGAATTAGGACAACGTTTGACATTGTATAAAACGCCAGAGCTAATTTTTGAAAAAGATGAGTCCGTTCAATATGGGAATCATATTGACGAATTGATTCGTAAGTTGAATCAAGGCGAATAAAAAATTAATCAACTAAAAAGTCGAAGAGGAGTATTCCTTTTCGGCTTTTTTATTTATTTTTTGTAATACACTTATTTTTTGTAACTATATTGAAAGGAACTGTAATATTTTTAACGATCAACTAAAATAAATTTATGCTATTATTTATAATACAAGTCTTATTGAAGACACTGTTGAAGAAAATGGAGGGTTAATAGTGAAGAAAAAGCATTTGACATTATTAATAGTTGGCATGGTTACAGTTGCAGGAACAGTGATACCAATGAGTTCGCTGGCAGAAACAGCTGATAAAAAAATAGAACAACAAGACAAAGAAATTTCAGTCCTAAAAGAAAAACAACAAGGGGTAACGACCCAGATTGCGTCATTAGAAGAAGACATTGCTTCAATAGTTGACGAAGGTATTGAATTGAATAAACAAAGAACAGAATTAACAAAAGAATCTGAACAGCTAGAAAAAGATATTGATGCACTAGATGTACGTATCAATAAACGAACAGAAGCGATCCAAAAGCAAGGGAGAAATGTTCAGGTCAATGGACAAGGAACTCAAATTCTGGATATTATCTTAAACTCAGAATCAATTACAGATGCTGTTGGTCGAGTTCATGCAATTTCTTCCATTTTGACAGCTAATAATGATTTAATTAAACAACAAAAAGAAGACAAAGCACTTGTTGAAACGAAAAAAACAACTATTCAAAACAATCTGGTTGCAGTAGAAGAAGCAACGACTCAACTGGAAAAAGAGAAAGAAAACCTTGTAGCTAAACAGGCAGATTTGAACGTTTTAAAAGCAGAAGTAGACTCTGAAACTTCTGGTGCAGAAAGTTCAAAAAATAAATTATTAAAAGAACAACAAGAAGCCTTAAAAGTTCAGCTAGTAAATGAAGCGAAAAAGAAAGAGACAAAAAAAGCTGAGACGTCAAATAAACCAGAAAAACAGTCTGCTCAAAGTGAAAATACGAGTGAGACTAAGAAAGAAACAACCACAACAACAGCACCGCCTGCAGAGACGAATGAGTCTAAAGAGGCAAACCCAAGCACGCCTGAGGTAAATAATAATGAAAATAATTCGGATAATCAAGGCAATGTTGAAGTACCTAAAACGCCTGATGAACCAGTAGATCCGCCAGTTACCTCAGCTGATGCAACGTTCCAAGCCTTAAATGCATTACGTACAGCTAATGGATTAAATCCAGTCAGTTGGGATGCTGGACTGGCTGCTTCAGCTGGTGGTAGAGCTTCAATGATGCAAGATTACCAAATACCATCGGATCATTGGAATAGAGGCGATGAAGTGATCGCTTTTATGTTTGCTCCAGGAAACTCTGTGATCATGGCTTGGTATAATGAAACAAACATGGTATCTCCGTCTGGAACAGGGCACCGTGATTGGGAGATGAATCCTAGTATGACGCGTGTTGGGTTTGGGTATGCTGGTGATGTAATCGTAGGGCATTCTGCCTAATAATAACGGATAAGTCAAAAAGAGATACGATTTAATGCTTTAGTAAATGGTGAGCGTAAAACAAAGCTGTTAATCTAGTTTTGTTTTACGCTTTTTTATGATGATTGTGTTTGATTGGAATAGATATTTGCCTGAAAAGCTATTATTAAAACTGAATTTCTTTTATTTTCTATGCTATAATAAATAAGTTAACAATCTAATTGGAGGAAAACAATGGACGGTATTTTACCTTTATGGAAAGAACGCGGCATGACAAGCCATGACTGTGTTTTCAAACTGAGGAAAATTTTACATACGAAAAAAATCGGTCACGGCGGTACACTTGATCCTGACGTGTCTGGCGTTTTACCTATTTGTATTGGAAAAGGAACGAAAGTAATTGAATATATGGTTGATTCAGGGAAGACGTATGAAGGAGAGATCACACTTGGTTTTTCAACGACAACGGAAGACGTTAGCGGTGAAGTGGTTGAAAAAATCGCTCTTAAAACGCCGTTTTCAATTGAAGAAATTGATGCTGCGATGAACAAGATGACGGGGGTTATTACACAAATTCCACCGATGTTTTCAGCAGTCAAAGTCAACGGCAAACGTCTTTATGAATACGCAAGAAATGGCGAAGAGGTCGAACGACCGATGAGAAAAGCAACGATTTACTCATTTGAACGCACCAGCGAGCCTAAATTTGATCCAGTCAACGCAACACAGAGCTGGCGCTTTAAGGTTGTCTGTGGTAAGGGAACTTATGTTAGAACGTTATCGGTAGACACAGGCCTTGTTTTAGGCGTGCCGGCCCATATGTCTGATTTAACACGAACAGCAAGTGGAGGCTTAACGGCTGAGCAAAGTTTGACCTTGGAACAAGTAGCCGAAAAAATGGAACAAAATGCAATCAATGAAACGTTATTACCGATTGAAACCGCAATTGAGCGATTCCAACGGATTGATTTATCTACGGAACTTTATCAAAGAGTCAAAAACGGTGTTCGATTGAGTCCAGCAGAACTTGCTTTAAAAGAGATGCCGCAAGACTTACTAGCTTTATTTTATCAAGATGA
The Enterococcus silesiacus DNA segment above includes these coding regions:
- a CDS encoding ribosome-binding factor A (associates with free 30S ribosomal subunits; essential for efficient processing of 16S rRNA; in Escherichia coli rbfA is induced by cold shock); this encodes MANYRDRRVGQEIMREINDILRKRVRDPRVQDITITDVRVTGDLQQATIYYSLLSDLASDHQKAQQGLDKAKGLIRKELGQRLTLYKTPELIFEKDESVQYGNHIDELIRKLNQGE